One stretch of Paraburkholderia fungorum DNA includes these proteins:
- a CDS encoding CHRD domain-containing protein has protein sequence MLTLRKLNLAVVLWALASGVAFADTVALKADLEPSSEVPPRVSHGHGMLNATFDTSTKSLQWTVTYEGLSGPATAAHFHGPAPVGQNAKVQVPIDKGALASPIKGSTALTEQQVTDLMAGQWYFNVHTAQNPMGEIRGQVLPAN, from the coding sequence ATGCTTACGCTGCGAAAACTGAATCTGGCTGTGGTGTTGTGGGCGTTGGCGTCCGGCGTCGCCTTCGCTGATACCGTGGCCCTGAAGGCCGATCTCGAACCGTCAAGCGAAGTGCCGCCGCGCGTCAGCCACGGGCACGGCATGCTGAACGCCACGTTCGATACATCGACGAAATCGCTGCAATGGACCGTCACTTATGAAGGATTGAGCGGTCCGGCCACCGCCGCCCACTTTCACGGTCCGGCGCCAGTCGGCCAGAACGCGAAGGTCCAGGTGCCGATCGACAAAGGCGCGCTTGCCAGTCCGATCAAGGGATCAACGGCGCTCACCGAGCAGCAGGTTACCGATCTGATGGCCGGGCAGTGGTACTTCAACGTGCACACCGCGCAGAACCCGATGGGTGAAATCCGCGGACAGGTGTTGCCCGCAAACTGA
- a CDS encoding alpha/beta hydrolase: protein MSWQSALACWYLRRQFRPETLKPRINVERARALTAKRVWSPRVPRDWRLRELYGANDMPLRGEWLEPATNATSPEAGPTVLYCHGGGYYFCSPRTHRSIVFGLATRAHASIFSLEYRLAPEHRFPAALNDATAAYRRLLADGIAPESIVIAGDSAGGGLALAALVALRDAGDPLPAGGLLFSPWTDLAATGASLSTNDSVDPMFCGAAIKRATEVYLGDASPADPYASPLYADLHGLPPLFLMAGSTEVLLDDSQRVADNARAAGVDCELEVWKKMPHVWPMFAPFIPEANRALDHAAAFVRRATSRAMKATNPTNAATQPSSVTSSV from the coding sequence ATGAGTTGGCAAAGTGCACTCGCATGCTGGTATTTGCGTCGGCAGTTCCGACCGGAAACGCTCAAGCCGCGCATCAACGTCGAGCGGGCGCGTGCGTTGACGGCGAAGCGCGTCTGGTCGCCGCGCGTGCCTCGAGACTGGCGGTTGCGCGAGCTATATGGCGCGAACGACATGCCTTTGCGCGGCGAGTGGCTCGAACCCGCAACTAACGCGACGTCACCCGAGGCCGGCCCGACCGTGCTGTACTGTCACGGCGGCGGCTATTACTTCTGTTCACCGCGTACGCATCGCTCGATAGTGTTCGGACTGGCGACGCGTGCGCATGCGTCGATCTTTTCCCTCGAATACCGGCTTGCGCCCGAGCATCGTTTCCCAGCGGCACTCAATGATGCGACCGCCGCCTATCGTCGACTGCTCGCCGACGGCATCGCGCCCGAGTCGATCGTGATTGCCGGTGATTCGGCCGGCGGCGGTCTCGCGCTCGCCGCGTTGGTCGCGCTAAGAGACGCAGGTGATCCGCTGCCGGCCGGCGGCTTGCTGTTCTCGCCGTGGACCGATCTCGCCGCGACCGGCGCCAGCCTCAGCACCAATGACAGCGTCGATCCCATGTTCTGCGGTGCCGCGATCAAACGTGCCACGGAGGTTTATCTCGGTGATGCTTCGCCCGCGGACCCCTACGCTTCGCCCCTCTACGCTGACCTGCACGGCTTGCCGCCGCTTTTCCTGATGGCGGGTAGCACGGAAGTGCTGCTCGACGACTCGCAGCGTGTCGCCGATAACGCACGCGCGGCGGGTGTCGATTGCGAGCTTGAGGTGTGGAAGAAAATGCCGCATGTGTGGCCGATGTTCGCGCCGTTCATCCCGGAGGCGAACCGCGCGCTCGATCACGCGGCTGCTTTCGTGCGACGCGCGACGAGCCGCGCCATGAAGGCCACCAACCCCACCAACGCCGCCACTCAACCGTCGAGCGTGACGTCCAGCGTCTGA
- a CDS encoding EcsC family protein yields MQPSSLTTSSLSDEDLKALKRAKHQLESPALAMKLASIVGAPIEKLMSRIPAFANAKVTDATELALRKCLSIALRTLGRRDATPLIVPDRPSNLLHKFAVATTGAAGGAFGLFALPVELPVTTTLMFRSICDIARSEGEDLTSIETQLQCLTVLGMGGTSSEDDDADLGYFIMRGALAQAVSKASSEIATKGFSAHGSAALLRLLNAIAARFSVQVSEQIAAKSIPAIGAVLGAMVNTVFIDHFQQVAHGHFTVRRLERQYGQPTIEAVYQTLDVTLDG; encoded by the coding sequence ATGCAACCGAGTTCGCTGACCACATCATCGTTATCCGACGAGGATCTCAAAGCGCTAAAACGCGCAAAACATCAACTCGAAAGCCCCGCGCTTGCGATGAAATTGGCGAGCATCGTCGGCGCGCCGATCGAAAAGCTGATGTCGCGTATTCCGGCCTTCGCCAACGCCAAGGTCACCGATGCGACCGAACTGGCGCTGCGCAAATGTTTGTCGATCGCGCTGCGTACGCTGGGTCGCCGCGATGCTACGCCACTCATCGTGCCCGACCGGCCGAGCAATTTGCTGCACAAATTCGCGGTGGCGACCACCGGGGCGGCCGGCGGCGCATTCGGGCTATTCGCGCTGCCCGTCGAATTGCCGGTCACCACCACGCTGATGTTCCGCTCGATCTGCGATATTGCGCGCAGCGAGGGCGAGGATCTGACGTCGATCGAAACGCAGCTGCAATGTCTGACGGTGCTCGGCATGGGCGGCACGTCGAGCGAAGACGACGACGCCGATCTCGGCTACTTCATCATGCGGGGCGCGCTGGCGCAGGCGGTATCGAAGGCGTCTTCGGAGATCGCGACCAAGGGCTTCAGCGCGCACGGCTCGGCGGCCTTGTTGCGGCTGCTGAACGCGATTGCTGCGCGCTTTTCGGTGCAGGTGAGCGAGCAGATCGCCGCCAAGTCGATTCCGGCGATCGGCGCGGTGCTCGGCGCGATGGTCAACACGGTTTTCATCGACCACTTCCAGCAGGTTGCGCACGGACACTTCACCGTGCGACGGCTGGAACGGCAATATGGCCAGCCCACCATCGAGGCCGTCTATCAGACGCTGGACGTCACGCTCGACGGTTGA